In one Magallana gigas chromosome 9, xbMagGiga1.1, whole genome shotgun sequence genomic region, the following are encoded:
- the LOC105317928 gene encoding uncharacterized protein isoform X2: protein MNGSGFSSVLYAIGIVLLTIFLGERGISSSEAGSGNTTVYNSIYGYREFKEAYPSAEPTLCYSEPGVDVNGTVFTNFTCPLPDLDRKLTRCCNNTCCMPQVVPKHDKSDNSVTVAVTIVVVCAVGITLCMLLYCCCCQRRPGIHEGKLIWIKKKKDKIVYEEGGVSPAGSPSQENDDEEVLGFVYSPDEKGHTDHSLEKPLELDTPTQQKRVLPETNGVDKKPDRDLTIPLITIRKPSTPGPEQENDA from the exons ATGAATGGCTCAGGATTTTCAAGCGTTCTCTATGCAATAG GTATCGTGTTATTGACCATTTTTCTGGGTGAGCGTGGGATCTCCTCATCGGAAGCAGGCTCGGGAAATACCACCGTGTACAACTCAATATACGGGTACAGGGAGTTTAAGGAGGCTTACCCCAGTGCAG aaCCAACACTGTGCTACAGTGAACCTGGGGTCGATGTTAATGGAACCGTTTTTACCAACTTTACATGCCCACTTCCGGACCTGGACCGGAAGTTAACCAGATGCTGCAACAACACCTGCTGTATGCCTCAAGTGGTTCCAAAACATGACAAGAGTGACAATTCAGT GACTGTCGCGGTGACGATCGTGGTGGTGTGCGCGGTGGGGATCACACTGTGTATGCTCCTCTACTGCTGCTGTTGTCAGAGGAGGCCGGGGATCCACGAGGGGAAACTCATATGGATCAAAAAGAAAAAGGATAAAATAG TTTACGAGGAGGGCGGCGTATCCCCCGCGGGGAGCCCCTCTCAGGAGAACGATGACGAGGAGGTGCTGGGTTTCGTGTACTCTCCGGACGAGAAGGGACACACTGACCACTCTT TGGAAAAGCCTCTAGAACTGGACACGCCCACCCAGCAAAAGAGGGTGTTACCGGAAACGAACGGAGTGGACAAAAAACCGGACCGGGACCTGACGATTCCACTGATTACAATCCGGAAACCTAGCACACCTGGTCCAG AACAGGAAAACGACGCTTAA
- the LOC105317928 gene encoding uncharacterized protein isoform X3 — translation MNGSGFSSVLYAIGIVLLTIFLGERGISSSEAGSGNTTVYNSIYGYREFKEAYPSAEPTLCYSEPGVDVNGTVFTNFTCPLPDLDRKLTRCCNNTCCMPQVVPKHDKSDNSVTVAVTIVVVCAVGITLCMLLYCCCCQRRPGIHEGKLIWIKKKKDKIVYEEGGVSPAGSPSQENDDEEVLGFVYSPDEKGHTDHSLEKPLELDTPTQQKRVLPETNGVDKKPDRDLTIPLITIRKPSTPGPE, via the exons ATGAATGGCTCAGGATTTTCAAGCGTTCTCTATGCAATAG GTATCGTGTTATTGACCATTTTTCTGGGTGAGCGTGGGATCTCCTCATCGGAAGCAGGCTCGGGAAATACCACCGTGTACAACTCAATATACGGGTACAGGGAGTTTAAGGAGGCTTACCCCAGTGCAG aaCCAACACTGTGCTACAGTGAACCTGGGGTCGATGTTAATGGAACCGTTTTTACCAACTTTACATGCCCACTTCCGGACCTGGACCGGAAGTTAACCAGATGCTGCAACAACACCTGCTGTATGCCTCAAGTGGTTCCAAAACATGACAAGAGTGACAATTCAGT GACTGTCGCGGTGACGATCGTGGTGGTGTGCGCGGTGGGGATCACACTGTGTATGCTCCTCTACTGCTGCTGTTGTCAGAGGAGGCCGGGGATCCACGAGGGGAAACTCATATGGATCAAAAAGAAAAAGGATAAAATAG TTTACGAGGAGGGCGGCGTATCCCCCGCGGGGAGCCCCTCTCAGGAGAACGATGACGAGGAGGTGCTGGGTTTCGTGTACTCTCCGGACGAGAAGGGACACACTGACCACTCTT TGGAAAAGCCTCTAGAACTGGACACGCCCACCCAGCAAAAGAGGGTGTTACCGGAAACGAACGGAGTGGACAAAAAACCGGACCGGGACCTGACGATTCCACTGATTACAATCCGGAAACCTAGCACACCTGGTCCAG aatga